In Raphanus sativus cultivar WK10039 chromosome 5, ASM80110v3, whole genome shotgun sequence, the following proteins share a genomic window:
- the LOC108857493 gene encoding protein JINGUBANG, producing the protein MVIAADTSGGTHHRRPTFAAFLNTDEEEQSHDVADVINNAPTTSSDSSPNQVPSPWNQTYSPYYTDTTTTPTMSPSPWNQTYSPYYKSPWIYQTPRNIDDDSDNGLIGTIMRQEGHVYSLAASGDLLFTGSDSKNIRVWKDLKDFAGFKSTSGSVKAIVITGNNRIFTGHQDGKIRVWRGSKRRTGVYSRIGSLPSTKQSLTKSVNPKNYVEVRRHKNVLKIRHYDAVSCLSLNEELGLLYSGSWDKTLKVWRLSDSKCLESIQAHDDAVNTVADGFDDLLFTGSADGTLKAWKRELQGRGTKHFLANVLMKQESAVTALAVNLTACVVYCGTSDGSVNFWEGKKYLSHGGILRGHRMAVLCLAAAGSLVLSGGADKNICVWRRNGDGTHSCLSVLTDHAGPVKCLTAVEEAEEKGDGRWVVYSGSLDKSVKVWRVTETAPQVIG; encoded by the coding sequence ATGGTTATAGCTGCAGACACCAGTGGTGGTACTCATCACCGGAGACCCACTTTCGCTGCTTTCTTAAACACCGACGAAGAAGAACAGAGCCATGATGTTGCTGATGTCATCAACAATGCGCCGACCACGAGCAGCGATTCGTCTCCAAATCAGGTCCCATCTCCATGGAATCAGACTTACTCTCCGTACTACACCGACACAACAACGACGCCCACCATGTCTCCGTCGCCGTGGAACCAGACTTACTCTCCCTATTACAAGTCTCCCTGGATCTACCAGACCCCCCGAAACATAGATGATGATTCAGACAACGGTTTGATCGGTACGATCATGAGGCAAGAAGGTCATGTCTACTCGTTAGCTGCTTCAGGAGATCTTCTATTCACCGGATCCGATTCCAAGAACATTCGGGTCTGGAAAGATCTCAAGGACTTCGCAGGTTTTAAATCAACCAGTGGTTCAGTTAAAGCGATTGTGATAACCGGAAATAACCGGATTTTCACCGGTCATCAAGACGGTAAAATCCGGGTTTGGAGAGGGTCTAAGAGACGAACCGGAGTATATTCGCGAATCGGGAGCTTACCGAGTACGAAGCAGTCTCTGACCAAATCCGTGAACCCGAAGAACTACGTCGAGGTACGTCGCCATAAAAACGTTCTCAAGATACGACACTACGACGCCGTTTCGTGTCTAAGCTTAAACGAAGAGCTCGGTTTACTCTACTCCGGTTCGTGGGACAAGACTCTCAAAGTCTGGAGACTCTCCGACTCGAAATGCTTAGAATCGATTCAAGCTCACGACGACGCCGTCAACACCGTCGCCGACGGGTTCGACGACTTGCTGTTCACCGGATCCGCCGACGGAACTTTGAAAGCGTGGAAACGCGAGCTTCAAGGGAGAGGGACGAAGCATTTTCTGGCTAACGTGTTGATGAAGCAAGAGAGCGCCGTGACGGCGTTGGCGGTTAACTTAACGGCGTGCGTTGTTTACTGTGGAACTTCGGACGGTTCCGTTAATTTCTGGGAAGGGAAGAAGTACCTTTCTCACGGCGGGATTCTCCGGGGCCACCGTATGGCGGTGCTCTGCCTCGCCGCCGCCGGGAGTCTGGTGCTGAGCGGAGGAGCGGATAAGAACATTTGCGTGTGGAGGAGGAACGGTGATGGGACGCACTCGTGTCTCTCGGTGTTGACGGACCACGCGGGACCGGTCAAGTGTTTGACGGCGGTGGAAGAGGCAGAGGAGAAAGGAGACGGGAGATGGGTTGTGTACAGTGGAAGCTTGGATAAATCGGTGAAGGTGTGGCGCGTGACGGAGACTGCGCCACAGGTGATTGGCTGA
- the LOC108862397 gene encoding magnesium transporter MRS2-4 isoform X2, translated as MGEGNLSFRRLTSIRHRKKRTAAKDEAESSLISSSPPPTPITPAAVVGKGKKKAIGARLWMRFDRTGAMEVVECDKSTIIKRASVPARDLRILGPVFSHSSNILAREKAIVVNLEVIKLIVTAEEVLLLDPLRPEVLPFVERLKQQFPQSTDASENVVQSSVLDHEAGEGLQCELPFEFQVLEIALETVCSFLDTSVDALETEAWPVLDELTKNVSTENLEYVRSLKSNLTRLLARVQKVRDEIEHLLDDNEDMADLYLTRKWIQQNQQSEAELGETASNLLSRVTSNRSSSMVTSSTKDDDVEDLEMLLEAYFMQLEGMRNRILTVREYIDDTEDYVNIQLDNQRNEMIQLQLTLTIASFAITANTLLYAL; from the exons ATGGGGGAAGGCAACTTGTCGTTTCGCCGTCTCACCAGCATCCGCCACCGAAAGAAGCGCACTGCGGCGAAGGATGAAGCAGAGAGTAGCCTCATCTCGTCTTCACCGCCTCCTACGCCGATCACTCCAGCTGCGGTTGTCGGGAAGGGGAAGAAGAAAGCTATAGGAGCGAGGTTGTGGATGAGGTTTGATCGGACTGGAGCTATGGAAGTGGTGGAATGCGACAAGAGTACCATCATCAAACGTGCTTCTGTCCCCGCTAGAGATCTCAGGATTCTTGGCCCTGTCTTCTCCCACTCTTCTAACATTCTTG CGAGGGAGAAAGCTATTGTTGTGAACTTAGAAGTCATAAAGCTAATAGTCACCGCTGAAGAAGTGCTTCTCTTGGATCCTCTCCGTCCTGAAGTTCTCCCATTCGTTGAACGACTCAAGCAACAGTTTCCTCAGAGTACTGATGCTTCTGAAAACGTTGTGCAATCCTCTGTTCTTGATCATGAAGCCGGAGAGGGTTTGCAGTGTGAGCTTCCTTTTGAGTTCCAGGTTCTCGAGATTGCGCTAGAGACTGTCTGTTCGTTTCTTGATACTAGTGTCGATGCACTTGAGACAGAAGCTTGGCCTGTTCTTGATGAACTAACCAAGAATGTCAGTACCGAGAATCTTGAATACGTTCGAAGCTTGAAAAGCAATCTCACCCGCTTGCTAGCCCGTGTACAGAAG GTGAGAGATGAAATCGAACATTTGTTAGATGACAACGAAGACATGGCAGACTTATACTTAACAAGGAAATGGATCCAGCAGAACCAGCAATCTGAAGCAGAACTTGGAGAGACAGCATCAAACCTTCTTAGCCGGGTCACATCAAACAGAAGCTCCAGTATGGTGACGAGTAGTACGAAGGACGACGACGTGGAGGATCTAGAGATGTTGCTGGAGGCATACTTCATGCAACTAGAGGGGATGCGGAACAGGATACTTACGGTGAGGGAGTACATTGACGACACAGAAGACTACGTGAACATACAACTTGATAATCAAAGAAACGAAATGATCCAGCTGCAGCTGACGCTGACCATAGCCTCGTTTGCGATCACTGCAAACACATTGTTG TATGCCTTGTGA
- the LOC108862397 gene encoding magnesium transporter MRS2-4 isoform X1, protein MGEGNLSFRRLTSIRHRKKRTAAKDEAESSLISSSPPPTPITPAAVVGKGKKKAIGARLWMRFDRTGAMEVVECDKSTIIKRASVPARDLRILGPVFSHSSNILAREKAIVVNLEVIKLIVTAEEVLLLDPLRPEVLPFVERLKQQFPQSTDASENVVQSSVLDHEAGEGLQCELPFEFQVLEIALETVCSFLDTSVDALETEAWPVLDELTKNVSTENLEYVRSLKSNLTRLLARVQKVRDEIEHLLDDNEDMADLYLTRKWIQQNQQSEAELGETASNLLSRVTSNRSSSMVTSSTKDDDVEDLEMLLEAYFMQLEGMRNRILTVREYIDDTEDYVNIQLDNQRNEMIQLQLTLTIASFAITANTLLVSLFGMNIPCPLYKMDDVFGYFLSSVIAVCLVIFMLTLGYAWWKKLLGS, encoded by the exons ATGGGGGAAGGCAACTTGTCGTTTCGCCGTCTCACCAGCATCCGCCACCGAAAGAAGCGCACTGCGGCGAAGGATGAAGCAGAGAGTAGCCTCATCTCGTCTTCACCGCCTCCTACGCCGATCACTCCAGCTGCGGTTGTCGGGAAGGGGAAGAAGAAAGCTATAGGAGCGAGGTTGTGGATGAGGTTTGATCGGACTGGAGCTATGGAAGTGGTGGAATGCGACAAGAGTACCATCATCAAACGTGCTTCTGTCCCCGCTAGAGATCTCAGGATTCTTGGCCCTGTCTTCTCCCACTCTTCTAACATTCTTG CGAGGGAGAAAGCTATTGTTGTGAACTTAGAAGTCATAAAGCTAATAGTCACCGCTGAAGAAGTGCTTCTCTTGGATCCTCTCCGTCCTGAAGTTCTCCCATTCGTTGAACGACTCAAGCAACAGTTTCCTCAGAGTACTGATGCTTCTGAAAACGTTGTGCAATCCTCTGTTCTTGATCATGAAGCCGGAGAGGGTTTGCAGTGTGAGCTTCCTTTTGAGTTCCAGGTTCTCGAGATTGCGCTAGAGACTGTCTGTTCGTTTCTTGATACTAGTGTCGATGCACTTGAGACAGAAGCTTGGCCTGTTCTTGATGAACTAACCAAGAATGTCAGTACCGAGAATCTTGAATACGTTCGAAGCTTGAAAAGCAATCTCACCCGCTTGCTAGCCCGTGTACAGAAG GTGAGAGATGAAATCGAACATTTGTTAGATGACAACGAAGACATGGCAGACTTATACTTAACAAGGAAATGGATCCAGCAGAACCAGCAATCTGAAGCAGAACTTGGAGAGACAGCATCAAACCTTCTTAGCCGGGTCACATCAAACAGAAGCTCCAGTATGGTGACGAGTAGTACGAAGGACGACGACGTGGAGGATCTAGAGATGTTGCTGGAGGCATACTTCATGCAACTAGAGGGGATGCGGAACAGGATACTTACGGTGAGGGAGTACATTGACGACACAGAAGACTACGTGAACATACAACTTGATAATCAAAGAAACGAAATGATCCAGCTGCAGCTGACGCTGACCATAGCCTCGTTTGCGATCACTGCAAACACATTGTTGGTAAGTTTGTTCGGAATGAACATACCGTGTCCGTTGTATAAGATGGATGATGTCTTTGGTTACTTTTTGTCGAGTGTTATTGCAGTATGCCTTGTGATTTTCATGCTCACCCTTGGTTACGCCTGGTGGAAGAAGCTGCTTGGCTCGTAA